The Saccharopolyspora gloriosae genome has a segment encoding these proteins:
- a CDS encoding DUF3817 domain-containing protein produces MFRTYAGWFRLVAIAEACSWAGLLIAMMFKYGFGIPEGVTVAGWIHGLVFTAYVIACLVVFSPLRWSFGVLVLALVASVPPLASIGFERWANRRGLLTWQDSADPTFWGHVRYVLRTLN; encoded by the coding sequence GTGTTCCGTACCTACGCGGGATGGTTCCGTCTCGTCGCGATCGCCGAGGCGTGCTCCTGGGCGGGACTGCTGATCGCGATGATGTTCAAGTACGGCTTCGGCATCCCGGAAGGCGTCACCGTCGCCGGCTGGATCCACGGCCTCGTGTTCACCGCCTACGTCATCGCCTGCCTCGTGGTGTTCAGCCCGCTGCGCTGGTCGTTCGGAGTGCTCGTGCTGGCGCTCGTGGCGTCCGTGCCGCCGCTGGCCTCCATCGGCTTCGAGCGCTGGGCGAATCGGCGCGGCCTGCTCACCTGGCAGGACTCCGCGGACCCCACGTTCTGGGGCCACGTCCGCTACGTCCTGCGCACCCTCAACTGA